The following are encoded together in the Bacillus sp. NP157 genome:
- the mtgA gene encoding monofunctional biosynthetic peptidoglycan transglycosylase, with the protein MPTTPRSLPRRILRVVATLAIAWLALSWLVVFIFRFVPPWTSATMMERRVEAAVEGEKGFTLRHRWVPWDAISPQVGIAMVAGEDQKFPYHHGFDVDAIQDAIDAADDGKRLRGASTISQQTAKNLFLWNGRSFVRKGLEAYFTVLLEATWPKQRILEVYMNIVELGDGVYGVGAASDTFFHASPARLAPAQAARLAAVLPNPRRFRVDAPSAYVMRRTAWIEQQMGQLGGPAYLTRPAPAAGRVR; encoded by the coding sequence ATGCCAACGACGCCCCGCTCACTGCCGCGCCGCATCCTCCGCGTCGTCGCGACGCTCGCCATCGCCTGGCTCGCCCTGTCGTGGCTGGTCGTGTTCATCTTTCGCTTCGTACCGCCATGGACCAGCGCCACGATGATGGAGCGCCGCGTGGAAGCGGCGGTCGAGGGCGAAAAAGGCTTCACGCTCAGGCATCGCTGGGTGCCGTGGGACGCCATCTCACCGCAGGTCGGCATCGCGATGGTGGCTGGTGAAGACCAGAAATTTCCGTACCACCATGGCTTCGACGTCGACGCGATCCAGGATGCCATCGACGCGGCGGACGACGGCAAGCGCCTGCGTGGCGCCAGCACGATCAGCCAGCAGACGGCGAAGAACCTGTTCCTGTGGAACGGCCGCAGCTTCGTCCGCAAGGGCCTGGAAGCATATTTCACGGTCCTGCTCGAGGCCACGTGGCCGAAGCAGCGCATCCTCGAGGTCTACATGAACATCGTCGAGCTCGGCGACGGCGTCTACGGTGTCGGCGCAGCCAGCGACACGTTCTTCCACGCATCCCCGGCGCGGCTCGCTCCCGCGCAGGCGGCACGCCTTGCGGCCGTCCTGCCGAATCCGCGGCGGTTCCGGGTCGACGCGCCCAGCGCCTACGTGATGCGTCGCACGGCCTGGATCGAACAGCAGATGGGCCAGCTCGGTGGTCCGGCGTACCTCACCCGGCCTGCGCCGGCGGCAGGGCGCGTCCGATGA
- a CDS encoding EAL domain-containing protein produces MTIAPSQSPALQAPGPAEVEPLHDAVERLLRAADAESVRGECEAFARCLLPEAHTAWREATAEPARGHVVVDLGSDPQTERTLELHTTEQDSAGWADMIGWLGRLAAARLRQLAETANLYEAISRLALAERLQRALYAIAEQAGAEHNMNDMMSALHGIVGSLMYAENFFIVLYDSQNRTVRFPYFVDSVDPDIPDPDGIRPIEAIENTLTWHVLKSGKSMMGASTDLEKNLPGPRVPIGPPSDDWLGVPMKRADDVVGALVVQSYRPDTRYTQNDRELLTYVAQHVQTALERRQAHEELERRVTTRTAALREANRVLRQQVLQRQRGERLQAALFRIAELANTSDSIENFYAAVHRVIGGLLYARNFYIALLSEDQNKLTFPYSVDELDGVREPRELGRGLTEFVLRNGKALLADREEIDRLNRDLVLSTSGARSLHWLGVPLIWNEKSMGVLAVQSYTPEHTYSARDQELLTFVSYHIANALQRKYTTESLKQAYASLERRVTERTRALALANRDLREQIAERERVERRLKYETLHDSLTGLPNRTLLLQRLEQALNHYRENPTDLFAVLFIDLDRFKVINDSVGHLVGDDLLFQVGGRVRACLKTRDVVARLGGDEFAVLVEGITDPQAATHIAERIIAQLQTPFRLGAKEIFTSASIGIALPTLDYTRPEELLRDADSAMYRAKAEGRHRAAVFDDRLRREALLLLELEGDLRRAIARNEFVPFFQPIVELEGPRVVGYEALLRWRHPERGLLPPGEFLAVAEDTGCAEAIDWQIFEQVARQARALTRDEGFISINVSGSHFRSPNLDQRLLDLFAEHEVPARCIRVEVTERALLENPAQVKRILENLRNHGVGIALDDFGTGYSSLSYLHQYPIETLKIDRSFIIELPAEDVEGHSTAVVRAIQALADSLRMQVIAEGIETETQMRALQRIGCRFGQGFLFAQPAPASKWLGAPLSLDA; encoded by the coding sequence ATGACCATCGCTCCATCACAAAGCCCCGCTTTGCAGGCTCCCGGTCCGGCCGAGGTGGAGCCGCTGCACGACGCCGTGGAGCGCCTCCTGCGCGCGGCCGACGCCGAAAGCGTGCGCGGCGAATGCGAAGCCTTCGCCCGCTGCCTCCTGCCCGAGGCGCACACCGCCTGGCGCGAGGCGACGGCCGAGCCGGCGCGTGGCCATGTCGTCGTGGACCTGGGCAGCGATCCCCAGACCGAACGCACCCTCGAGTTGCACACCACCGAGCAGGACAGCGCCGGCTGGGCCGACATGATCGGCTGGCTGGGTCGCCTCGCCGCGGCCCGCCTGCGCCAGCTCGCCGAAACGGCAAACCTCTACGAGGCGATCTCGCGCCTCGCGCTGGCCGAACGGCTGCAGCGTGCGCTCTACGCCATCGCCGAGCAGGCGGGCGCCGAGCACAACATGAACGACATGATGAGCGCCCTGCACGGCATCGTGGGCAGCCTCATGTACGCCGAGAATTTCTTCATCGTGCTGTACGACTCGCAGAACCGTACGGTGCGCTTCCCCTACTTCGTCGATTCGGTGGATCCGGATATCCCGGATCCCGACGGCATCCGCCCGATCGAAGCCATTGAGAACACGCTGACCTGGCATGTGCTCAAGAGCGGCAAGTCGATGATGGGTGCCAGCACCGACCTGGAAAAGAACCTGCCCGGCCCGCGCGTCCCGATCGGACCGCCCAGCGACGACTGGCTCGGCGTGCCGATGAAGCGTGCCGACGACGTGGTCGGTGCCCTGGTCGTGCAGAGCTACCGCCCGGATACCCGCTACACGCAAAACGATCGTGAACTGCTCACCTACGTGGCACAGCACGTGCAGACCGCGCTTGAGCGCCGCCAGGCCCACGAGGAGCTGGAGCGCCGGGTGACCACGCGCACCGCCGCCCTGCGCGAAGCCAACCGCGTCCTGCGCCAGCAGGTGCTGCAGCGCCAGCGCGGCGAACGCCTGCAGGCGGCGCTGTTTCGCATCGCCGAGCTCGCCAACACGTCGGACAGCATCGAGAACTTCTACGCCGCCGTGCATCGCGTCATCGGTGGCCTGCTCTACGCGCGCAACTTCTATATCGCACTGCTTTCCGAAGACCAGAACAAGCTTACCTTCCCGTATTCGGTGGACGAACTGGACGGCGTGCGCGAACCGCGCGAGCTTGGCCGCGGCCTTACCGAGTTTGTATTGCGCAACGGCAAGGCGTTGCTGGCCGACCGCGAGGAAATCGACCGCCTGAACCGCGACCTGGTGCTCTCCACCAGCGGCGCGCGGTCGCTGCACTGGCTTGGCGTCCCGCTCATCTGGAACGAGAAATCGATGGGCGTGCTGGCCGTGCAGAGCTACACGCCGGAGCACACCTACAGCGCGCGCGACCAGGAACTGCTCACCTTCGTGAGCTACCACATCGCCAACGCACTGCAGCGCAAATATACCACCGAGTCGCTGAAGCAGGCCTACGCCAGCCTCGAGCGCCGCGTCACCGAACGCACCCGCGCGCTGGCCCTCGCCAACCGCGACCTGCGCGAGCAGATCGCCGAACGCGAGCGCGTCGAACGCCGGCTGAAATACGAAACCCTGCACGATTCGCTTACCGGCCTGCCCAACCGCACGCTGCTGCTGCAGCGCCTCGAGCAGGCACTGAACCATTACCGCGAGAATCCGACGGACCTGTTCGCGGTGCTGTTCATCGACCTCGATCGCTTCAAGGTCATCAACGATTCGGTCGGCCACCTGGTCGGCGACGACCTGTTGTTCCAGGTCGGCGGTCGCGTCCGCGCCTGCCTGAAGACCCGCGACGTGGTGGCACGCCTGGGCGGTGACGAGTTCGCCGTGCTGGTGGAAGGCATCACCGACCCGCAGGCCGCCACGCACATCGCCGAGCGGATCATTGCCCAGTTGCAGACGCCGTTCCGCCTGGGTGCGAAGGAAATCTTCACCTCAGCCTCGATCGGCATCGCGTTGCCGACCCTGGACTACACCCGTCCGGAAGAACTTCTGCGCGACGCCGATTCGGCGATGTATCGCGCCAAGGCCGAAGGTCGCCACCGTGCGGCGGTGTTCGACGACCGCCTGCGTCGCGAAGCCCTGCTCCTGCTAGAACTGGAAGGCGACCTGCGCCGCGCGATCGCGCGCAACGAATTCGTACCGTTCTTCCAGCCGATCGTGGAACTGGAAGGACCGCGCGTGGTGGGCTACGAGGCCTTGCTACGCTGGCGGCATCCTGAGCGCGGCCTGTTGCCGCCGGGCGAGTTCCTCGCCGTGGCCGAAGATACGGGCTGCGCCGAGGCCATCGACTGGCAGATCTTCGAACAGGTGGCGCGACAGGCACGTGCCCTGACCCGCGACGAGGGGTTCATCAGCATCAATGTCTCGGGCAGCCACTTCCGCTCGCCCAACCTCGACCAGCGCCTGCTCGACCTGTTCGCCGAACACGAAGTGCCCGCCCGCTGCATCCGCGTGGAAGTGACCGAGCGCGCGCTGCTGGAAAACCCGGCGCAGGTGAAACGCATCCTCGAGAACCTGCGCAACCATGGCGTCGGCATCGCGCTCGACGACTTCGGCACGGGTTACTCGTCGCTGAGCTACCTGCACCAGTACCCGATCGAAACGCTGAAGATCGACCGTTCGTTCATCATCGAACTGCCGGCCGAGGACGTCGAAGGCCACAGCACCGCCGTGGTTCGCGCTATCCAGGCGCTTGCCGACTCGCTGCGCATGCAGGTCATCGCCGAAGGCATCGAGACGGAAACGCAGATGCGTGCGTTGCAGCGCATCGGTTGTCGCTTTGGCCAGGGCTTCCTGTTCGCCCAGCCGGCGCCGGCCAGCAAGTGGCTGGGGGCACCGCTTTCGCTGGATGCGTGA
- a CDS encoding CBS domain-containing protein translates to MQQVKHLLEAKGKEVFAVAPDAPVIDAVRQMAAKNVGALVVMKGSELVGIVSERDYARKVILKDRSSRDTPVADIMTASVVTVATSATVDECMRLCTDGHLRHLPVLDGSRVVGMVSIGDLVKATISEQKETINQLESYITS, encoded by the coding sequence ATGCAGCAGGTCAAGCATCTCCTGGAAGCGAAAGGCAAGGAGGTCTTCGCGGTGGCGCCCGACGCGCCGGTCATCGACGCCGTGCGCCAGATGGCCGCCAAGAACGTCGGAGCGCTCGTGGTCATGAAGGGCAGCGAGCTGGTCGGGATCGTTTCCGAGCGCGACTACGCCCGCAAGGTGATCCTGAAAGACCGTTCGTCGCGCGACACGCCCGTCGCCGACATCATGACGGCGAGCGTCGTCACCGTCGCGACCAGCGCCACGGTCGACGAGTGCATGCGCCTGTGCACCGACGGCCACCTGCGCCACCTGCCGGTACTGGACGGCAGCCGTGTAGTGGGCATGGTGTCGATCGGCGACCTGGTCAAGGCGACGATCAGCGAGCAGAAGGAAACGATCAACCAGCTGGAGAGCTACATCACCAGCTAG
- a CDS encoding Hsp33 family molecular chaperone HslO, with protein sequence MTDSLVETLVSDDVLHRFMLEKAGVRGVFVRLGQSWRDIASRVDYPAGLHDTLGQAMAASALLTGNIKFEGALSLEFKSQGAVRLLFAECTDQGRIRGLARFDPEAVGDSVNLSDLDDAMLAITVGHVDKGRYQGVVDLGGTESISAALEGYFERSEQLPARILLAADGEHAVGLMLQPVPGEGGHDAAEADDDAWERVGMLTSTLGAKEMLGTPPEQLLYRLYHEESVRLYEPRSLAFGCTCSRERVEGMLRALGRDEVEATLEDRNGEIEVICEFCATRYVFDAVDAEQLLTQADAAPPSPSTLQ encoded by the coding sequence GTGACCGATTCCCTTGTCGAAACCCTCGTTTCCGACGACGTGCTGCACCGCTTCATGCTCGAGAAAGCGGGCGTGCGCGGCGTGTTCGTGCGGCTGGGCCAGAGCTGGCGCGATATCGCCTCACGCGTGGATTATCCGGCGGGCCTGCACGACACGCTGGGCCAGGCGATGGCGGCCAGTGCGCTGCTTACCGGCAACATCAAGTTCGAAGGCGCCTTGTCGCTCGAGTTCAAGAGCCAGGGTGCGGTGCGCCTGCTGTTCGCCGAGTGCACCGACCAGGGTCGTATCCGTGGCCTTGCGCGATTCGACCCCGAGGCCGTGGGCGACAGCGTCAACCTCAGCGACCTCGACGACGCCATGCTGGCGATCACCGTCGGCCACGTCGACAAGGGTCGCTACCAGGGCGTGGTCGACCTGGGCGGCACGGAATCGATCAGCGCCGCGCTGGAAGGGTATTTCGAGCGCTCAGAGCAGCTTCCCGCACGCATCCTCCTCGCCGCCGACGGTGAGCATGCCGTGGGACTCATGCTGCAGCCGGTGCCGGGCGAAGGTGGCCACGATGCCGCCGAAGCCGATGACGACGCATGGGAGCGCGTGGGCATGCTGACCAGCACGCTGGGCGCCAAGGAAATGCTGGGGACGCCGCCGGAGCAGTTGCTCTACCGGCTGTATCACGAAGAGTCCGTGCGCCTGTACGAGCCGCGTTCGCTGGCCTTCGGCTGCACCTGTTCGCGCGAGCGCGTGGAAGGGATGCTGCGGGCGCTCGGCCGCGACGAAGTGGAGGCGACGCTGGAAGACCGTAACGGCGAGATCGAGGTGATCTGCGAGTTCTGCGCGACCCGTTACGTTTTCGATGCCGTGGACGCGGAACAACTACTCACCCAGGCCGACGCCGCCCCCCCGTCCCCCTCCACCCTCCAGTAG
- a CDS encoding glycosyltransferase family 2 protein produces MPFSLDVVVPAYNETAVLEHFHARVTTVLEAIEASARIIYVDDGSADDTWAIIDRLAGTDPRVVGLRLSRNFGKEAALTAGLDAADADAVVVIDADLQDPPELIPELVARWREGNDVVYATRADRAGETRLKKFTSSAFYRLMDRLSDTPMPRDTGDFRLLSRRAVDALRELRERQRFMKGLFAWVGYRQVSVLYHRDARAAGDTKWNYWRLTNLAIEGITSFSVAPLRMATWVGLSTAFVAFLYGLWVIVKALAWGDPVRGYPTLMVVILFLGGIQLLALGVIGEYVGRNYAESKQRPLYYVEDRRGDTRPFTRP; encoded by the coding sequence ATGCCGTTTTCACTCGACGTGGTCGTCCCGGCCTACAACGAAACCGCGGTGCTGGAGCACTTCCACGCACGCGTCACCACCGTGCTGGAAGCGATCGAAGCCAGCGCGCGCATCATCTACGTAGACGACGGCAGCGCGGATGACACCTGGGCAATCATCGACCGCCTCGCAGGCACGGATCCCCGCGTGGTCGGCCTGCGCCTCTCACGCAACTTCGGCAAGGAAGCCGCGCTGACAGCGGGACTCGACGCCGCCGATGCCGATGCCGTGGTGGTGATCGATGCCGACCTGCAGGATCCGCCCGAGCTCATCCCCGAACTGGTCGCACGCTGGCGCGAGGGCAACGACGTGGTCTACGCGACGCGTGCCGACCGTGCCGGCGAGACGCGCCTGAAAAAATTCACGTCGTCGGCGTTCTACCGGCTGATGGATCGCCTGTCGGACACGCCCATGCCGCGCGACACCGGCGACTTCCGCCTGCTGTCGCGACGGGCCGTGGACGCCTTGCGCGAGCTGCGCGAACGCCAGCGCTTCATGAAGGGCCTTTTCGCCTGGGTGGGTTACCGGCAGGTATCGGTGCTCTACCACCGTGACGCACGCGCGGCCGGCGACACCAAGTGGAACTATTGGCGGCTGACCAACCTGGCGATCGAGGGCATCACCTCGTTCTCCGTGGCCCCGCTCAGGATGGCCACCTGGGTCGGCCTTTCCACCGCGTTCGTCGCGTTTCTCTACGGCCTGTGGGTGATCGTGAAGGCACTCGCCTGGGGCGATCCCGTGCGCGGCTACCCGACCCTGATGGTGGTCATCCTGTTCCTTGGCGGCATCCAGTTGCTGGCGCTCGGGGTGATCGGCGAATACGTCGGCCGGAACTACGCCGAGAGCAAGCAGCGCCCGCTTTACTACGTCGAAGATCGCCGCGGCGACACACGCCCCTTCACCCGCCCATGA